From the genome of Staphylococcus haemolyticus, one region includes:
- the rbsD gene encoding D-ribose pyranase, translating to MYKTGILNSDISKVLSDLGHTDQIVIADCGLPVPKDVKKIDLALTLGQPSFLEVYEVLKQHMEIEHVTIAEEMEVDNAPIFEQVTKDFSEIEQVNHETFKALTKNAKAIIRTGEATPYANIILQSGVIF from the coding sequence ATGTATAAAACAGGCATATTAAATAGCGACATTTCAAAAGTGCTCAGTGATTTAGGACATACAGATCAAATTGTAATAGCTGATTGTGGGTTACCCGTTCCTAAAGACGTTAAGAAGATTGACCTTGCTTTAACATTAGGACAGCCAAGTTTTCTAGAAGTTTATGAAGTACTTAAGCAACACATGGAAATTGAACACGTAACGATAGCTGAAGAAATGGAAGTAGACAATGCACCTATCTTTGAACAAGTGACAAAGGACTTTTCAGAAATAGAACAAGTTAATCATGAAACATTTAAAGCATTAACTAAAAACGCTAAAGCAATTATTCGAACAGGGGAAGCAACGCCATATGCAAACATCATACTTCAAAGTGGTGTCATATTTTAA
- a CDS encoding sugar ABC transporter ATP-binding protein produces the protein MIQMTNIHKAFGDNEVLKGVDFTLKPGTVHALMGENGAGKSTLMKILVGIHKKDQGVITNSDIEIDYNNPKEAEEKGLTFIHQELNLYPELTVLDNLFVGKEIRNKIGILNKKEMKQQAEQVFKELDFYIPLNKVVKDCSIGEQQMIEIAKAMMTKAQIIIMDEPTATLTDKEIRRLFDMIHNLKAKGVSFVYISHRMAEIFEISDEITVMRDGVSVMYDETTNLTYNQIVKAMVGRELDEQFPDRTYEPQDIVLNVKRLNNPLHHIENQSFYLKKGEILGVSSLMGAGRTEMMRSLFGVDKADNEIEIKGQTVSITSPIEAMKHGLAFITENRKEEGLILDFSIQDNMVLPSLFSFSKHGIVDDKSSEQFVDTMRKRLNIKSPGRLPAGSLSGGNQQKVVLAKWIGTGAQIIILDEPTRGIDVGAKREIYQLMNELTDRGVSIIMVSSELPEVIGMSDRVMVVHEGNIKGDLTGNEITEENIMTLATGGTLNETVNS, from the coding sequence ATGATTCAAATGACTAATATCCATAAAGCCTTCGGGGACAACGAGGTTCTAAAGGGAGTTGATTTTACTCTAAAGCCAGGTACAGTGCATGCACTAATGGGAGAAAATGGGGCTGGTAAATCAACACTCATGAAAATTTTAGTTGGGATTCATAAAAAAGACCAAGGTGTTATCACTAATTCTGATATTGAGATCGACTATAACAATCCTAAAGAAGCGGAAGAAAAAGGATTAACATTTATTCACCAAGAACTGAATTTATATCCAGAATTAACAGTGCTTGATAACTTGTTCGTTGGAAAAGAAATCAGAAACAAAATAGGAATACTAAATAAAAAAGAAATGAAGCAACAAGCTGAGCAAGTGTTTAAAGAATTAGATTTCTATATTCCATTAAACAAAGTGGTCAAAGATTGCTCAATTGGTGAGCAACAAATGATAGAAATAGCTAAAGCGATGATGACAAAAGCACAAATCATTATTATGGATGAACCAACAGCAACATTAACAGATAAAGAAATACGACGTTTGTTCGACATGATTCATAATTTAAAAGCTAAAGGTGTGTCCTTTGTATACATTTCACATAGAATGGCTGAAATTTTTGAGATTTCGGATGAAATAACAGTGATGCGTGATGGCGTTTCTGTTATGTATGATGAAACGACAAATCTAACATACAACCAAATTGTTAAAGCAATGGTTGGACGTGAATTAGATGAACAGTTTCCAGATAGAACGTATGAACCACAAGATATTGTTTTAAATGTAAAGCGACTTAATAATCCGCTACATCATATTGAGAATCAATCATTTTATCTTAAAAAAGGTGAAATATTGGGCGTGAGTAGTCTAATGGGGGCAGGTCGTACAGAAATGATGAGAAGTTTGTTCGGTGTCGATAAAGCAGATAATGAAATTGAAATTAAAGGACAAACAGTATCTATAACGTCTCCAATCGAAGCGATGAAACATGGACTTGCTTTTATAACTGAGAATCGTAAAGAAGAAGGGTTAATCTTAGACTTCTCCATTCAAGACAATATGGTGTTACCTTCGTTATTTAGTTTTTCAAAACATGGCATCGTAGACGATAAAAGTTCTGAGCAATTTGTTGATACGATGCGTAAAAGACTTAATATTAAATCTCCAGGTAGACTGCCGGCTGGCTCATTATCAGGTGGTAATCAACAAAAGGTCGTATTAGCAAAGTGGATTGGTACCGGTGCGCAAATCATTATTTTAGATGAGCCTACACGAGGTATTGATGTCGGAGCAAAAAGAGAGATTTATCAACTTATGAATGAACTTACGGATCGTGGTGTGTCTATTATTATGGTCTCATCTGAATTGCCTGAAGTCATTGGTATGAGCGATAGAGTGATGGTCGTTCACGAAGGTAATATCAAAGGGGATCTAACAGGAAATGAAATTACAGAAGAAAATATTATGACTTTAGCTACAGGGGGAACTTTAAATGAAACAGTTAACAGCTAA
- a CDS encoding ABC transporter permease subunit, with protein MKQLTAKTSFMEKIIPFIGLILLIIVVSILNPSFLDLSNLLNLLRQISINGLIAFGMTFIILTGGIDLSVGSILALSSAFIALMITSGVDPIIALIIGVLIGFVLGAVNGLLVTKGNMAPFIATLATMTIFRGLTLVITDGNPITNLGDSYLFQLFGKGYFIGIPVPAVTMIIVFVILLIILQKTTFGRHTYAIGGNEVAAKISGIKVNKIKILIYGISGLMSALAGGILTSRLNSAQPTAGTSYELDAIAAVVLGGTSLTGGKGRIVGTLIGVLIIGVLNNGLNLLGVSSFYQQVVKGVVILIAVLIDRKK; from the coding sequence ATGAAACAGTTAACAGCTAAAACATCGTTCATGGAAAAGATTATTCCATTTATTGGTCTGATTTTACTAATTATTGTAGTGAGTATTTTAAACCCATCATTTTTAGATTTATCTAATTTACTCAATTTATTAAGACAAATTTCTATCAATGGTCTGATTGCCTTTGGTATGACATTCATTATCTTAACTGGTGGTATAGACTTATCAGTTGGTTCAATTCTTGCATTATCATCGGCGTTTATTGCATTAATGATTACGAGTGGTGTTGACCCAATAATTGCATTAATTATTGGCGTACTGATTGGTTTTGTTTTAGGTGCAGTGAACGGTTTATTAGTTACTAAAGGAAATATGGCGCCATTTATTGCAACACTTGCGACGATGACGATTTTCCGTGGATTAACATTAGTTATTACTGACGGAAATCCAATAACAAATTTAGGGGATAGTTATTTATTCCAATTATTTGGTAAGGGCTACTTTATCGGTATTCCAGTACCAGCAGTAACAATGATTATCGTGTTTGTGATTTTGCTTATTATTCTTCAAAAAACAACGTTTGGACGTCATACATATGCAATTGGTGGGAATGAAGTAGCTGCTAAAATTTCAGGTATTAAAGTTAATAAAATTAAAATTTTAATTTATGGAATTTCAGGGCTAATGTCAGCGTTAGCAGGAGGCATATTAACATCACGTTTAAATTCTGCACAACCAACAGCGGGTACTTCTTATGAGTTAGACGCTATTGCTGCCGTAGTACTTGGTGGTACGTCATTAACAGGTGGTAAAGGACGAATTGTTGGAACATTAATAGGTGTACTTATTATAGGTGTTTTAAATAATGGATTAAATTTACTTGGTGTTTCTTCATTCTACCAACAAGTCGTTAAAGGTGTAGTTATTTTAATTGCGGTATTAATTGATCGTAAAAAATAA
- a CDS encoding D-ribose ABC transporter substrate-binding protein, whose protein sequence is MKKLLAITLALVLFLAACSLESPLKNDKNGKTNKKKSEITIGVSISTLNNPFFVKIKNGIEKDAKAQGMKVKVVDARDDSAKQTNDIEDLIQQQVDYLIVNPTDSSAISSAVESANNEGIPVITLDRSVDKGDVASFIASDNVEGGKMAGKYLVDKVGKNAKVGELEGVPGASATRERGKGFHEIADKQLKVIAKQSAKFDRAEGLNVTQNMLEAHPNIKAIFAQNDEMALGAIEAIGDKDIQVIGFDGNEDAMKSIKNGKLDATIAQQPELMGKEAIKVVNGLMKGDSVNKQIKVPLKLKQSKN, encoded by the coding sequence ATGAAAAAATTATTAGCCATTACATTAGCACTCGTCCTATTTTTAGCAGCGTGTTCCTTAGAATCACCATTGAAAAATGATAAAAATGGCAAAACCAATAAGAAAAAATCAGAAATTACAATAGGCGTAAGTATTTCAACTTTAAATAATCCATTCTTCGTTAAAATTAAAAATGGAATTGAAAAAGATGCTAAAGCTCAAGGAATGAAAGTTAAAGTTGTAGATGCTCGAGACGATTCAGCTAAGCAAACGAATGACATTGAAGATTTAATTCAACAACAAGTTGATTACTTAATTGTTAATCCAACAGATTCAAGTGCGATTTCAAGTGCTGTGGAGTCAGCGAACAATGAGGGTATTCCTGTAATCACATTAGATAGATCAGTGGATAAAGGAGACGTTGCTTCATTTATCGCATCCGATAACGTTGAAGGCGGTAAAATGGCTGGTAAGTATTTAGTTGATAAAGTAGGTAAAAATGCAAAAGTAGGAGAACTTGAAGGAGTTCCAGGCGCAAGTGCGACGAGAGAAAGAGGAAAAGGCTTCCATGAGATTGCTGATAAACAGTTAAAAGTAATTGCCAAACAAAGTGCGAAGTTTGATAGAGCAGAAGGATTAAACGTAACGCAAAATATGCTAGAAGCGCATCCAAATATCAAAGCAATCTTTGCTCAAAATGATGAAATGGCACTTGGTGCCATTGAAGCTATTGGGGACAAGGATATTCAAGTCATTGGATTTGATGGCAACGAGGATGCAATGAAATCAATAAAAAATGGCAAACTAGATGCGACAATAGCTCAACAACCTGAACTTATGGGTAAAGAAGCAATTAAAGTGGTTAATGGCCTAATGAAAGGCGATTCTGTAAATAAACAAATTAAAGTGCCTTTAAAATTAAAACAAAGTAAGAACTAA
- a CDS encoding oxidoreductase, with the protein MKIAVIGPGAVGTTIAYELQQSLPNVTLIGRSNKIMTLQPANETIKVQSIDDINTQFDVIIIAVKTHQLNPLIPKLHHFAHNETCFILAQNGYGLLPQLPFNRKYQAVVYISGQKSGNEVVHFRDYRLHLQKDTTTTHLKALFDTTKIEIVLEDNIEEKIWYKLLVNLGINSITALGHNTAQILKINEVKHLCRQLLKEGHQVAEASGIQFPHTIVDDIMQIYAGYPDHMGTSMYYDIINHQPLEIEAIQGFIFRQAKSHNVNTPHLDTIYALLRSHQSLIN; encoded by the coding sequence ATGAAAATTGCTGTTATTGGACCAGGTGCGGTTGGTACGACGATTGCTTATGAACTGCAACAATCACTGCCAAACGTTACATTAATCGGTCGTTCTAATAAGATAATGACCCTCCAACCTGCAAATGAAACTATTAAAGTCCAAAGTATTGATGACATAAATACGCAATTTGATGTTATTATCATTGCGGTTAAAACGCACCAACTTAATCCACTAATTCCAAAATTACATCACTTCGCACATAATGAAACATGCTTTATTTTAGCTCAAAATGGTTATGGCTTATTGCCGCAACTTCCTTTCAATCGCAAATATCAGGCAGTCGTATACATAAGTGGTCAAAAGTCTGGAAACGAAGTGGTACATTTCCGAGACTACCGTTTACATTTGCAAAAAGATACTACCACAACACATCTAAAAGCATTATTCGATACAACCAAAATTGAAATTGTTTTAGAAGACAATATTGAAGAAAAAATTTGGTATAAATTATTAGTGAATTTAGGTATTAATTCTATAACTGCACTTGGTCACAATACTGCTCAAATCTTAAAAATTAACGAAGTCAAACATCTATGTCGTCAATTATTAAAAGAAGGTCATCAAGTAGCCGAAGCATCAGGTATACAGTTCCCACATACAATCGTCGATGACATTATGCAAATCTATGCCGGCTATCCTGATCATATGGGGACAAGTATGTATTACGATATAATCAATCATCAGCCATTAGAAATCGAAGCAATACAAGGATTTATCTTTAGACAGGCAAAATCTCATAACGTGAACACACCACATTTAGATACAATTTATGCATTGTTACGTTCTCATCAATCACTTATTAATTAA
- the panB gene encoding 3-methyl-2-oxobutanoate hydroxymethyltransferase produces MKNLAKLVEMKQDKTKISMITAYDFPSAKQAQDANIDMILVGDSLGMTVLGYETTTQVTLEDMIHHGKAVRRGADDTFVVVDLPIGTVGVSDEHDLKNAITLYQETNANALKAEGAHLVNFIKKSTQIGIPIVAHLGLMPQSVGVMGYRLQGSTKDAAEQLIQEAHAVQEAGAVALVLEAIPSDLAGLISEQLDIPVIGIGAGKDTDGQVLVYHDMLNYGVDRYAKFVKQFGDFSVGIDAIKHYDEEVKAGTFPAEAHTYKKKILNEVNSND; encoded by the coding sequence ATGAAAAATTTAGCAAAATTAGTTGAAATGAAACAAGACAAAACGAAAATTTCGATGATTACAGCATATGACTTTCCAAGTGCCAAACAAGCACAGGATGCAAATATAGATATGATTTTAGTTGGTGATTCACTTGGAATGACGGTACTAGGTTATGAAACGACAACACAAGTGACATTAGAAGACATGATTCATCACGGCAAAGCGGTACGTAGAGGTGCTGATGATACTTTTGTAGTAGTGGACTTACCAATTGGCACAGTTGGTGTAAGTGATGAACATGATTTGAAAAATGCGATAACACTTTATCAGGAAACGAATGCTAATGCGTTAAAAGCAGAAGGTGCACATTTAGTTAATTTCATTAAGAAATCAACACAAATTGGAATACCAATTGTAGCGCATCTAGGATTAATGCCACAAAGCGTTGGTGTTATGGGCTATCGTTTACAAGGTAGTACGAAAGATGCGGCTGAACAATTAATTCAAGAAGCTCATGCAGTTCAAGAAGCAGGCGCAGTGGCTTTAGTATTAGAAGCGATTCCAAGTGACTTAGCTGGTTTAATTAGTGAGCAATTAGATATACCCGTTATTGGTATTGGAGCAGGAAAAGACACAGATGGTCAAGTATTGGTTTATCACGATATGTTAAATTATGGCGTTGATCGCTATGCTAAATTTGTAAAACAATTTGGCGATTTTTCAGTAGGAATTGATGCCATTAAACATTATGACGAAGAAGTTAAGGCAGGGACTTTTCCAGCTGAAGCCCACACATATAAGAAAAAGATATTGAATGAGGTAAACAGCAATGACTAA
- the panC gene encoding pantoate--beta-alanine ligase, which yields MTKVIQTVSEMQQITQELKSTGKTIGFVPTMGALHEGHLSMMRRSVEENDITVISVFVNPLQFGPNEDFDAYPRQIDQDVALVEAINVDYVFHPAVEEMYPNELSVTLKVGRLAEVLEGAQRPGHFDGVVTVLNKLFNIVSPNKAYFGKKDAQQLAIVEKMVEDFNHPIQIVGIDIVREEDGLARSSRNVYLTDDERQEAVHLSKSLEIAQTLYKQGERRSHIIVGEIKTYLSEHTSGHIDEVAIYSYPDLEVATEIQGQIFISLAVKFSKARLIDNIILGSE from the coding sequence ATGACTAAAGTGATTCAAACCGTATCTGAGATGCAACAAATTACACAGGAATTGAAGAGTACAGGTAAAACGATTGGCTTCGTTCCAACGATGGGAGCCTTACATGAAGGTCATTTGAGTATGATGCGTCGCTCAGTTGAAGAGAATGATATTACTGTGATTAGTGTATTTGTAAACCCTCTACAATTTGGTCCAAACGAAGATTTCGATGCCTATCCACGTCAAATTGATCAAGATGTAGCCTTAGTTGAAGCAATTAATGTTGATTATGTATTCCATCCAGCAGTAGAAGAAATGTACCCAAACGAGCTAAGTGTCACATTAAAGGTAGGACGTCTAGCGGAAGTCTTAGAAGGTGCACAACGTCCAGGTCATTTCGATGGTGTAGTTACGGTCCTAAACAAGTTATTTAATATTGTGAGTCCTAATAAAGCATACTTTGGTAAGAAAGATGCACAACAGCTCGCAATTGTTGAAAAAATGGTAGAAGATTTTAATCATCCAATTCAAATTGTAGGTATTGATATTGTACGTGAAGAGGATGGACTTGCACGTAGTTCGCGAAATGTATATTTAACTGACGACGAGAGACAAGAAGCTGTTCACTTGAGTAAAAGTTTGGAAATAGCTCAAACATTGTATAAACAAGGAGAACGACGTAGCCATATTATTGTTGGTGAGATTAAGACATATTTATCGGAACATACAAGTGGTCATATTGATGAAGTTGCAATTTATAGTTACCCTGATTTAGAAGTTGCGACAGAAATACAAGGACAAATTTTTATATCTTTAGCTGTTAAATTCTCGAAAGCACGATTGATAGATAATATAATTTTAGGAAGTGAATAG
- the panD gene encoding aspartate 1-decarboxylase, translated as MIRTMMNGKIHRARVTESNLNYVGSITIDADILDAVDILPNEKVAIVNNNNGARFETYVIAGERGSGKICLNGAASRLVEVDDVVIIMTYVQLDERELVDHAPKVAVMNEKNEIIQMIHEKEGTIIK; from the coding sequence ATGATTAGAACGATGATGAACGGTAAGATCCATAGAGCACGTGTGACTGAATCAAATTTAAATTATGTTGGAAGTATTACGATTGATGCCGATATCTTAGACGCAGTCGATATTTTACCTAATGAAAAGGTAGCCATTGTAAATAACAATAATGGTGCTCGCTTTGAAACATATGTTATTGCTGGTGAACGAGGTAGTGGCAAGATTTGTCTTAATGGTGCAGCATCTCGATTAGTTGAAGTTGACGATGTGGTGATTATTATGACCTATGTACAATTAGATGAACGTGAATTAGTTGACCATGCGCCTAAAGTGGCTGTTATGAATGAAAAGAATGAAATTATTCAAATGATTCATGAAAAAGAAGGAACAATAATCAAATAA
- a CDS encoding M15 family metallopeptidase: MKKFLTILILSTLILCACNFEQDVENKHDRNASTKTTGNEQKKKEVINGRTYYDGILIVNKTTKLPSDYNPGEKPKAQRALQRMFTDAEKDGVSLYKISGFRSYETQVNLYNQYVARDGEQAADRYSARPGTSEHQSGLSYDVGAIGSACNLREQFGETKEGQWIARNAHRYGFIIRYPKGKEQITGYQYEPWHLRYLGKNNAAKVQHSGQALEEYVRYKDRSES; encoded by the coding sequence GTGAAGAAGTTTCTTACAATTTTAATTTTGAGCACCTTAATTTTATGTGCTTGTAACTTTGAACAAGACGTAGAAAATAAGCATGATCGTAATGCATCGACTAAAACTACTGGCAATGAACAAAAGAAAAAGGAAGTCATAAACGGTAGAACATACTATGACGGCATTTTAATCGTTAATAAAACAACTAAACTACCATCTGATTACAATCCTGGTGAGAAACCTAAAGCACAACGTGCATTACAACGAATGTTTACTGATGCAGAAAAAGATGGTGTGAGTCTTTATAAGATTAGTGGATTTAGAAGTTATGAAACACAAGTGAATCTATACAATCAATATGTTGCGCGTGATGGCGAGCAAGCCGCTGATCGTTATAGTGCACGTCCTGGCACTTCCGAGCACCAAAGTGGGTTAAGTTATGATGTGGGTGCTATTGGATCAGCTTGCAATTTACGTGAACAGTTTGGAGAAACAAAGGAAGGACAATGGATTGCGCGAAATGCCCATCGTTATGGTTTTATCATCCGTTATCCAAAAGGTAAAGAACAGATCACAGGCTACCAATATGAACCGTGGCATTTGCGTTACCTAGGAAAAAACAATGCGGCTAAAGTACAACACTCTGGCCAAGCCTTAGAGGAATATGTTAGATATAAAGATCGCTCAGAAAGCTAA
- a CDS encoding MurR/RpiR family transcriptional regulator gives MIIIESSLSDLNPSERRVAEYILEHPDEIINYSVQKLADLTNVSVATVVRLSKKLKCKGFQDLKLKIAYDLNEPGNIQRGYAEIDKDYSIEEVTQTVFHNNTKTLRDTERILSTENIKHAFELIVNSRKTCIYGIGASALIAQDFKQKLTRIDYWCDVGSSFDEQVTLSANLSSEDVVIAISSSGQTKDIVNSTQLAKEKGAKVISITKYGDNPISNLSDVQLFVSSSEKAKRSGAMSSRIAMLSIIDILYICIASNDYLSNRQKLENTRKAIKNNKFK, from the coding sequence TTGATTATTATTGAATCATCTTTAAGCGATTTAAATCCCTCGGAACGTAGAGTTGCAGAGTATATTCTTGAGCATCCAGATGAAATTATTAATTATTCTGTACAAAAACTAGCAGACCTAACAAACGTCAGTGTGGCAACGGTTGTTAGGTTATCTAAAAAATTGAAATGTAAGGGCTTTCAAGACTTAAAGCTAAAAATCGCTTATGACTTAAACGAACCGGGGAATATTCAACGTGGTTATGCAGAAATAGATAAAGATTATTCAATTGAAGAAGTTACGCAAACTGTATTTCATAACAATACTAAGACTTTAAGAGATACAGAAAGAATTTTATCAACAGAAAATATTAAACATGCTTTTGAATTAATTGTTAATTCGAGAAAAACATGTATCTATGGTATTGGGGCTTCAGCACTTATTGCACAAGATTTTAAGCAAAAACTAACACGTATCGATTATTGGTGTGATGTCGGAAGTAGTTTTGATGAACAAGTTACTTTAAGTGCTAATCTTTCTTCAGAAGATGTAGTAATTGCTATATCAAGTTCAGGTCAAACTAAAGATATAGTTAATTCTACTCAGTTAGCTAAAGAGAAAGGTGCAAAAGTAATTTCTATAACGAAATATGGTGATAATCCTATATCTAATTTATCAGACGTACAGCTGTTTGTTAGTTCTTCCGAAAAAGCAAAAAGAAGCGGAGCGATGAGCTCAAGAATTGCAATGTTAAGTATCATTGATATTTTGTATATTTGCATTGCTAGTAATGATTATTTAAGCAACCGTCAGAAACTAGAAAATACAAGAAAAGCTATAAAAAATAATAAATTCAAATAG
- a CDS encoding PTS sugar transporter subunit IIB yields the protein MKVIMVCSGGMSSAMVVDSIKKQADKENYDLEIKAVGSEEFENQIENYDLGLVAPQVKHRLDKFKKMGDEVGKPVDVVDPMGYTPIGAPKILKQIKGYDK from the coding sequence ATGAAAGTAATTATGGTTTGTTCAGGTGGAATGTCAAGCGCAATGGTTGTTGACTCAATAAAGAAACAAGCAGATAAGGAAAATTATGATCTTGAAATTAAAGCGGTCGGATCAGAGGAATTTGAGAATCAAATTGAAAATTACGATTTAGGGCTAGTTGCTCCACAAGTTAAGCATCGTTTAGATAAGTTTAAAAAGATGGGAGATGAAGTTGGGAAACCAGTTGATGTAGTTGATCCAATGGGTTATACACCAATAGGTGCGCCTAAAATTTTAAAACAAATTAAAGGATACGATAAATAG